The Alphaproteobacteria bacterium genome contains a region encoding:
- a CDS encoding DUF6101 family protein: MRRQTELGSAGSGRTARLDPLALPVRFTASDAVADESVRHVELHRERVILRRAVQGMRIALNVPVQAFLGVSIRLTPEQNGAPGGVGVFLEHRDPALSIELYSAHDSDDVVAEWQLWSRVLGVPCLVTGSDGVLASPFPMLGAVRFKAPAQRRRRRSPLSKRRPRFLARRRAGVAHHAPLVHQGEREIIARN; the protein is encoded by the coding sequence GTGAGGCGTCAAACCGAGCTCGGCTCAGCCGGGTCGGGCCGCACCGCGCGGCTCGACCCCCTCGCTCTGCCCGTTCGCTTCACGGCGAGCGATGCCGTGGCGGACGAGAGCGTGCGCCATGTCGAACTGCATCGCGAGCGCGTGATCCTGCGCCGTGCCGTACAGGGCATGCGCATCGCGCTCAACGTGCCGGTGCAGGCCTTCCTCGGCGTCTCGATCCGGCTCACGCCGGAGCAGAACGGCGCGCCGGGGGGCGTTGGAGTTTTTCTCGAGCATCGCGACCCGGCGCTCTCGATCGAGCTCTATTCGGCGCACGATTCAGATGACGTCGTTGCCGAGTGGCAGCTGTGGTCGCGCGTGCTCGGCGTGCCCTGCCTCGTTACGGGCAGCGACGGCGTGCTCGCCTCGCCTTTCCCGATGCTCGGCGCGGTCCGCTTCAAGGCGCCCGCGCAACGCCGCCGGCGCCGCTCGCCGCTCAGTAAGCGCCGCCCGCGCTTTCTCGCGCGCCGCCGGGCGGGCGTCGCACACCATGCGCCGCTCGTCCACCAGGGCGAGCGCGAAATCATCGCGCGGAATTAG
- a CDS encoding FKBP-type peptidyl-prolyl cis-trans isomerase translates to MQIFSRLRPLAILLAATLPISIGASTTATAQTGQTMTTPSGLQITDTKVGTGATPKTGQTCVMHYTGWLYENGQKGKKFDSSVDRGEPFEFPIGTRRVIAGWDEGVASMKVGGKRTLIIPPSLGYGARGAGGVVPPNATLMFEVELLGVKG, encoded by the coding sequence ATGCAAATTTTTTCTCGCCTCAGACCGCTGGCAATCCTCCTTGCCGCCACGCTGCCCATCAGCATCGGCGCATCGACCACCGCAACCGCTCAAACCGGGCAGACCATGACCACACCTTCGGGACTTCAAATCACCGACACGAAGGTCGGCACCGGCGCGACGCCGAAGACCGGCCAGACGTGTGTGATGCATTACACCGGATGGCTTTACGAGAACGGTCAGAAGGGTAAGAAATTCGATTCATCCGTGGATCGGGGCGAACCGTTCGAGTTTCCGATCGGAACGCGCCGGGTGATCGCGGGCTGGGACGAGGGCGTCGCCAGCATGAAGGTCGGCGGCAAGCGTACGCTGATCATCCCTCCCTCGCTCGGTTATGGCGCGCGCGGTGCCGGCGGCGTGGTCCCACCGAATGCGACGCTGATGTTCGAGGTGGAACTGCTGGGCGTGAAGGGCTAA